The Nitrospirota bacterium genome has a segment encoding these proteins:
- the sucD gene encoding succinate--CoA ligase subunit alpha, giving the protein MAVLVNKNSKVLVQGITGKNGQFHAQQCLAYGTKIVAGVTPGKGGELFAPQEGGSAARGHPEGIDGIRQGTSQPSGAADPKLPKSRPVPIFDSVEEAARKTGATVSVIFVPAAFAMDAMVEAIEAGMELVICITEGIPVLDMVRVKRYLDGKPTRLIGPNCPGIITPGECKIGIMPGYIHRKGNVGIVSRSGTLTYEAVWQLTERGLGQSTCIGIGGDPIIGTGFIDALQLFEQDKQTKAVVMIGEIGGTQEEEAAEFIRKHMKKPVFAFIAGQTAPPGRRMGHAGAIISQGSGTAASKVEALKRARAHVIPSPAAIGETVVKKLKR; this is encoded by the coding sequence ATGGCTGTCCTGGTCAACAAGAATTCGAAAGTCCTCGTGCAGGGCATCACGGGCAAGAACGGCCAGTTCCACGCCCAGCAGTGTCTCGCCTACGGCACCAAGATCGTCGCGGGCGTGACTCCCGGCAAGGGCGGCGAGCTATTCGCCCCCCAGGAAGGGGGAAGTGCCGCGAGAGGACACCCTGAAGGAATCGATGGAATCAGGCAGGGTACTTCGCAGCCTTCCGGAGCGGCCGACCCCAAGCTTCCGAAATCGAGACCCGTGCCCATCTTCGACTCGGTCGAGGAGGCCGCGCGGAAGACCGGCGCCACCGTGTCGGTGATCTTCGTCCCCGCCGCGTTCGCCATGGATGCCATGGTGGAAGCCATTGAGGCCGGAATGGAACTCGTCATCTGCATCACCGAGGGGATTCCGGTCCTGGACATGGTGCGCGTGAAGCGGTACCTCGACGGGAAGCCCACGAGGCTGATCGGCCCGAACTGTCCCGGCATCATCACGCCCGGCGAATGCAAGATCGGCATCATGCCCGGCTACATCCACCGAAAGGGAAATGTGGGCATCGTCTCCCGCAGCGGCACCCTCACCTACGAGGCCGTATGGCAGCTTACGGAACGCGGCTTGGGTCAGTCGACGTGCATTGGAATCGGCGGCGATCCCATCATCGGCACGGGGTTCATCGATGCGCTTCAACTTTTCGAACAGGACAAGCAGACCAAGGCGGTGGTCATGATCGGCGAGATCGGCGGAACGCAGGAAGAGGAAGCGGCGGAGTTCATCCGGAAGCATATGAAGAAGCCCGTCTTTGCCTTCATCGCCGGGCAGACGGCGCCGCCGGGACGCCGCATGGGCCACGCCGGAGCGATTATCTCACAGGGTTCCGGGACCGCCGCCTCGAAAGTCGAGGCATTGAAACGCGCCCGGGCGCATGTCATTCCCAGTCCCGCCGCCATCGGCGAGACCGTGGTCAAGAAGCTCAAGAGGTAA
- the sucC gene encoding ADP-forming succinate--CoA ligase subunit beta, giving the protein MNLHEYQAKELLKSFQVPVPRNILARSPDEVRKAVEQLGTSPVVLKAQVHAGGRGKAGGIKLARSADEAGDLAQKMIGMKIVTHQTGPQGKLVRMLLVEEGLDIQKEYYLGLVLDRSRNRLTVMASTEGGVEIEEVAKHSPEKIVKIAIDSSIGALPAHGRKAGLALGLKGPILDGFARLLRNLYQAYVALDCTLLEINPLVLTKGGQWLALDAKMNLDDSALFRHKQVADMRDRLEEDPMEVEASKFDLSYIHLDGNIGCMVNGAGLAMSTMDIIKLHGGEPANFLDVGGGASAEKVAAAFRILVSDPKVQAILINIFGGILKCDTLAEGMLKAVKEVWGASGKVQIPVPIVVRMEGTNVELGKKMLADSGLPLIVAANLEEGARKAVEASRTGTGNLVHPTECVGEGLKTLPTRGSI; this is encoded by the coding sequence ATGAACTTGCATGAATACCAAGCGAAGGAACTCCTGAAATCTTTTCAAGTACCTGTCCCTAGAAACATTCTCGCACGCTCACCGGACGAAGTTCGAAAGGCGGTGGAGCAGTTGGGCACTTCACCGGTCGTCTTGAAGGCCCAAGTCCACGCGGGAGGACGCGGCAAGGCCGGGGGCATCAAGCTCGCGCGTTCGGCGGATGAAGCCGGAGATCTCGCCCAGAAAATGATCGGAATGAAGATCGTGACTCATCAAACCGGGCCGCAGGGCAAACTCGTGAGGATGCTCCTCGTCGAGGAGGGACTTGATATCCAGAAGGAATACTACCTCGGCCTCGTGCTGGATCGGAGCCGCAATCGGCTGACGGTGATGGCCAGCACGGAAGGCGGCGTCGAGATCGAGGAAGTCGCCAAGCATTCGCCGGAGAAAATCGTCAAGATCGCGATCGATTCGAGCATCGGGGCCCTGCCCGCGCATGGACGGAAGGCCGGACTGGCGCTCGGCTTGAAAGGGCCGATCTTGGACGGCTTCGCGAGGCTCTTGCGAAACCTCTACCAAGCCTATGTTGCTCTGGACTGCACGCTCCTGGAAATCAACCCACTCGTGCTCACGAAAGGCGGACAATGGCTGGCCCTCGATGCCAAAATGAATCTCGACGACAGCGCCCTCTTCCGGCACAAGCAGGTGGCGGACATGCGCGACCGGCTGGAGGAGGATCCCATGGAGGTCGAAGCCTCCAAGTTCGATCTCAGTTACATTCATCTTGACGGCAACATCGGGTGCATGGTGAACGGCGCCGGCCTGGCGATGTCCACCATGGACATCATCAAACTCCACGGCGGCGAGCCCGCCAACTTCCTCGACGTCGGGGGGGGGGCCAGCGCGGAGAAAGTGGCGGCGGCCTTCCGAATTCTGGTTTCCGATCCCAAAGTCCAGGCCATCCTCATCAACATCTTTGGCGGCATTCTGAAGTGCGATACTCTTGCCGAAGGGATGCTGAAAGCGGTCAAGGAGGTGTGGGGCGCATCGGGAAAAGTGCAGATCCCGGTGCCGATTGTTGTTCGGATGGAAGGAACGAACGTGGAGCTTGGGAAGAAAATGCTCGCCGATTCGGGATTGCCGCTGATCGTGGCGGCGAATCTTGAGGAAGGCGCCCGCAAGGCCGTGGAAGCCTCCAGAACAGGAACCGGAAACCTAGTACACCCAACAGAATGCGTAGGGGAGGGTCTTAAGACCCTCCCGACAAGAGGGAGCATCTAA